Proteins from a genomic interval of Desulfitibacter alkalitolerans DSM 16504:
- a CDS encoding extracellular solute-binding protein, translating to MKFGIKNRKFFSKVTAIIFVLGLFLGVVPVAYGQTFANVNIVFSDQGKSLNVSGRIVSNTLLVPYQALVENLGGQSQYESLARRLTITKGDTQITITAGSRNATLNGTRVNMPAAPVIHNNQLLVPLRFVAENLDQLVLWNNATRTATLREKPVAAVKKTGGVVNIYTSRHYGVEPVFAEFTKETGITVRFTTGGDALLRERIKAEGKNTPADVYMTVDAGNLWLAAQDGLLQPISSAVLNRNIPAELRDSQNRYFGLTKRVRTIMYHPARVTPAELATLRTYADLADPKWNGRLILRPGTHVYNQSLVANLIASYGEARAERIVNGWMANKPQLIDSDTRILETLAAGGGDVAITNHYYLGRLLQNNPAFPIKVIWADQGPNEAGVHANISGAGITAHAANRENAIILLEWLSSPRGQRLFADSNHEFPANPAVAPHSIIAGFGKFRENPVAKSEFGRLQADAVKLIDRAGFK from the coding sequence TTGAAATTTGGTATTAAAAATCGCAAGTTTTTTAGTAAAGTCACAGCTATAATTTTTGTTTTAGGATTGTTTCTTGGAGTTGTACCTGTAGCCTATGGTCAAACATTTGCCAACGTTAACATTGTTTTCAGTGACCAAGGCAAGTCTTTAAATGTATCTGGCAGAATAGTCAGCAATACTCTTTTGGTTCCTTATCAAGCCCTGGTGGAAAACCTTGGTGGACAATCACAGTATGAAAGTTTGGCCCGTAGACTAACCATTACCAAAGGAGATACCCAAATAACCATTACTGCAGGCAGTAGAAATGCCACCCTTAATGGCACCCGGGTAAATATGCCAGCAGCTCCTGTTATACATAATAACCAGCTATTGGTACCTTTGCGTTTTGTCGCTGAGAACCTTGACCAATTGGTTTTGTGGAATAATGCTACCAGAACAGCTACACTCAGGGAAAAGCCTGTTGCAGCCGTCAAGAAAACCGGTGGAGTAGTCAACATCTATACCAGCCGCCATTATGGCGTTGAACCGGTTTTTGCCGAATTCACCAAAGAAACTGGGATTACTGTGCGATTCACTACCGGTGGCGATGCTCTTCTAAGAGAAAGAATTAAGGCTGAAGGCAAAAATACCCCAGCTGATGTCTATATGACAGTAGATGCTGGCAACTTGTGGCTGGCTGCCCAGGATGGCCTGCTGCAGCCAATTTCCAGCGCTGTACTCAATCGAAATATCCCTGCCGAACTGCGGGATTCCCAAAACCGCTATTTTGGCCTGACTAAGAGGGTAAGGACCATTATGTATCATCCAGCCAGGGTAACTCCGGCAGAACTGGCCACCCTCCGTACTTATGCAGATTTAGCTGATCCAAAATGGAACGGACGACTGATTTTACGTCCTGGCACCCATGTGTATAATCAGTCTCTGGTGGCTAATTTAATCGCTTCTTACGGTGAAGCCAGGGCGGAACGAATTGTAAATGGCTGGATGGCCAATAAACCCCAGTTAATTGACAGCGATACCCGCATTCTTGAAACTCTTGCTGCCGGAGGTGGCGATGTAGCTATAACCAACCATTATTACCTGGGCCGTTTACTGCAAAACAATCCTGCTTTTCCAATTAAAGTGATCTGGGCTGACCAGGGTCCCAATGAAGCAGGTGTCCATGCCAATATCAGCGGCGCTGGTATTACTGCCCACGCTGCCAATAGGGAAAATGCCATTATCTTATTGGAGTGGTTAAGCAGTCCTCGCGGCCAAAGATTGTTTGCTGATTCAAACCATGAGTTTCCAGCAAATCCGGCTGTTGCCCCTCATAGTATTATCGCCGGTTTCGGGAAGTTTAGAGAAAATCCTGTTGCTAAGAGCGAATTCGGGCGCCTTCAGGCCGATGCTGTAAAGCTCATCGATCGAGCTGGTTTCAAGTAA
- a CDS encoding DNA internalization-related competence protein ComEC/Rec2 — translation MAFKIVLGMLIFYILGIAISAGISSFISHVSPHGSLSSVVPLFLFILIAFFIYAIANFNKRKIFGLVLITFFIPGFLLTMHKTTYDSPFIEHTGSIVEVEGMVSRYTVYPNRTVYWLENPLVNIGGDRVSGKKQERIQLSIYNPTFTYSYGTVIKARGVLREPSSQRNPGGFDYQKYLERRNIFTIINVQEPQVTKVGERTGNPLLRVGLDMKERLSRLSYTLKDHEGGIFRAIILGEKSGLTPENRHVYQGLGVMHIFAVSGLHVGFVMFLLLSITSVFRKPSSSSVTAQPPSANSKGIAAGIGALLTSLFNTNNVINIFIILCLLIYCAATGFSSPVMRASIMLGIYLWGRNNWNNVQTANSLFLAALVLLLLNPLLIFDAGFQFTFTATAFIIFLTPILKANKYLGSDLIAVPLAAWLGTLPLTAYYFNVFSPLGIVMALPAGLMAGGVVILGFIAFILDFISVQLSQFLITSVGGIIFYANHFLQLFSKLPIIGEGITVATPKLPSMFLYYLAFILAFAAYYHRYNPHLRFFILKKYKPIIALVLVCLLVLLSLQVFAPSYLEVVFLDVGQGDCIFIKTPNGRVALIDGGGVRGTHNYGDLVVIPFLKHLGIKKVDVIINTHPHTDHLAGLYPVLRQYPVDLTLIPKGFDEDYEYLMEIIEERGLSYAYAREGQSIALETNIHLNILHPTSDYPVSLGANNNSIVAELIYDHISFLLTGDIEMEAINHMLPYTTQANVLKFPHHGSSYSFNIDYLKKVNPEIVVIQVGANNSFGHPGKNVLEYFADEGVPVYRNDFHGAITVYSKGQRINKVNTMIK, via the coding sequence ATGGCTTTTAAAATAGTACTTGGAATGTTAATCTTTTATATTCTTGGCATTGCTATCAGTGCTGGCATTTCCTCTTTTATTTCCCATGTTTCCCCACATGGGTCCTTATCATCTGTTGTGCCTTTATTCCTTTTTATCCTAATTGCTTTCTTTATTTATGCTATTGCTAACTTCAATAAGAGAAAAATCTTTGGGCTGGTTTTAATAACCTTTTTCATACCAGGCTTTCTACTTACAATGCATAAAACAACTTATGATTCGCCCTTTATAGAACACACTGGCAGCATTGTTGAAGTTGAAGGGATGGTTTCAAGATATACTGTTTATCCTAACAGAACAGTATATTGGCTGGAGAACCCACTGGTTAATATTGGGGGTGACAGGGTTTCTGGTAAAAAACAGGAAAGGATACAGCTTTCCATTTACAATCCTACCTTTACTTATTCTTATGGAACAGTAATAAAAGCCAGGGGAGTTTTGAGAGAACCTTCTTCCCAAAGAAACCCAGGAGGCTTTGATTATCAAAAGTATTTGGAGAGAAGAAATATATTTACCATAATTAATGTCCAGGAACCCCAGGTTACGAAAGTAGGGGAAAGGACTGGCAATCCTTTGCTAAGGGTTGGTCTAGATATGAAAGAGAGACTTTCCAGATTATCATATACTTTAAAGGACCATGAAGGGGGTATTTTTCGAGCAATAATTCTAGGGGAAAAAAGTGGGCTTACACCGGAAAATAGGCATGTATATCAAGGACTGGGTGTGATGCACATCTTCGCAGTATCTGGCCTGCATGTTGGATTTGTAATGTTCCTGCTGCTTAGTATAACTTCAGTTTTTAGAAAACCCTCTTCTTCATCAGTAACAGCACAGCCGCCATCTGCAAACAGCAAAGGTATAGCTGCTGGTATAGGAGCATTACTAACATCTCTTTTTAATACCAATAATGTTATAAATATTTTTATAATATTATGCTTGCTGATTTATTGTGCCGCCACTGGTTTTTCATCTCCAGTAATGCGTGCAAGCATCATGCTGGGGATTTATCTCTGGGGAAGGAACAATTGGAATAATGTACAGACAGCAAACTCTCTTTTTCTGGCAGCCCTGGTTTTACTTCTGCTAAACCCTTTACTTATTTTTGATGCAGGCTTTCAATTTACCTTTACAGCAACAGCCTTTATTATCTTTCTAACTCCTATTTTAAAAGCAAATAAGTATCTTGGCAGTGATCTTATAGCCGTACCCCTTGCAGCATGGTTGGGAACCCTACCCCTAACTGCCTATTATTTCAACGTGTTTTCACCCCTGGGAATTGTTATGGCCTTACCTGCAGGTTTAATGGCAGGAGGTGTTGTGATTCTTGGTTTTATCGCTTTTATCCTAGACTTTATATCAGTGCAGCTTTCCCAGTTTCTAATAACCTCAGTTGGGGGAATAATATTTTATGCAAATCACTTCTTGCAGCTGTTTTCAAAGCTTCCAATAATAGGAGAGGGTATTACCGTTGCAACTCCCAAGCTCCCAAGCATGTTCCTGTACTATCTTGCTTTTATCCTGGCTTTTGCAGCCTATTATCATCGTTACAATCCTCATTTAAGGTTTTTTATCCTTAAAAAATACAAACCTATAATAGCCCTTGTCCTGGTATGTTTACTTGTATTATTAAGCTTGCAAGTATTTGCACCATCATACCTGGAAGTAGTTTTTTTAGACGTGGGACAGGGTGACTGCATATTTATAAAAACTCCTAATGGAAGGGTAGCATTAATAGATGGGGGAGGAGTTAGAGGTACCCATAACTATGGAGACCTGGTGGTCATACCCTTTTTAAAACATCTTGGCATAAAGAAAGTGGATGTAATTATCAATACCCATCCACACACAGATCACCTTGCAGGCCTGTATCCAGTTTTAAGACAGTATCCTGTTGACTTAACACTTATCCCAAAGGGGTTTGATGAGGACTATGAATACCTAATGGAGATCATTGAGGAAAGAGGCCTAAGCTATGCCTATGCTAGAGAAGGCCAAAGCATAGCTTTAGAAACCAACATCCACTTAAATATACTGCATCCAACATCAGATTATCCAGTCTCTCTAGGAGCAAACAACAACTCTATTGTTGCAGAACTAATCTACGACCATATATCATTTTTACTGACTGGCGACATTGAAATGGAGGCCATCAATCACATGCTGCCATACACTACACAAGCTAATGTCTTGAAATTTCCTCATCATGGCAGCTCATACTCTTTTAATATAGATTATCTAAAAAAAGTAAACCCTGAAATCGTTGTAATCCAGGTAGGAGCAAATAATTCCTTTGGACACCCCGGCAAGAATGTTCTGGAGTATTTTGCAGATGAAGGTGTACCTGTTTACAGAAATGATTTCCATGGAGCTATAACAGTTTACTCAAAGGGACAGAGGATTAATAAAGTAAATACTATGATCAAATAG
- a CDS encoding AEC family transporter, protein MDLSFSVNLMGNLGIMFAMIILGYIAKPKRESLEDIAKLVVDYGIPALIFSAFVLEFNSDMLLSMSTVLLFAVGSALVGYGVSFLVIKAGKIDKEMKPEFLLASVYGNTGFIGIPVCLAVFGREGALLAAVFDFGMTFVVFSLGLFVLLGSKRGSIHEAFRNLINPPIIAFIVGLIFASTNIPIPSLVMTGINMLGAMAPPLAMLFVGGMLSQVGKMQYQVKAMTSLVLTRLILIPLVMVVFIKLFGVAGVVAGVILLETATPTMVAAPLLYQRYIGNAVFSTSAVFITTMLCIVTIPLIMLLI, encoded by the coding sequence ATGGATTTATCTTTTTCTGTTAACTTAATGGGCAATCTTGGGATTATGTTTGCCATGATAATTCTAGGATACATTGCTAAACCAAAAAGGGAGAGCTTAGAAGATATTGCAAAGCTGGTGGTAGACTATGGAATACCTGCTTTAATTTTTTCAGCTTTTGTTTTAGAGTTTAATAGTGATATGCTTCTGTCAATGTCAACAGTTTTGCTATTTGCAGTAGGGTCAGCTCTTGTGGGTTACGGCGTAAGCTTCCTGGTTATTAAGGCAGGAAAAATTGACAAGGAAATGAAGCCCGAGTTTTTGCTTGCATCAGTTTATGGCAATACAGGGTTTATTGGAATTCCTGTGTGCCTTGCTGTTTTTGGAAGAGAAGGTGCCCTTCTTGCTGCTGTATTTGATTTTGGCATGACCTTTGTAGTTTTCAGTCTGGGCCTGTTTGTACTGTTAGGCAGCAAGCGCGGCAGCATACATGAAGCCTTTAGGAACTTGATAAATCCCCCAATTATTGCATTTATTGTGGGTCTAATTTTTGCCTCGACAAATATACCCATACCATCTTTAGTAATGACGGGTATTAATATGTTAGGAGCAATGGCACCCCCCCTGGCAATGCTATTTGTAGGTGGAATGCTTTCTCAAGTGGGAAAGATGCAGTACCAGGTCAAGGCCATGACCAGCCTTGTGCTAACCCGGTTAATCTTAATTCCCCTGGTAATGGTTGTATTTATCAAGCTTTTCGGTGTTGCAGGTGTGGTGGCAGGAGTAATACTGTTGGAGACAGCTACTCCCACCATGGTAGCAGCGCCCCTTTTGTATCAGCGCTATATAGGCAATGCTGTATTTTCCACCTCGGCAGTATTTATAACAACCATGCTTTGTATTGTCACCATTCCATTGATAATGCTTTTGATCTAA